The following coding sequences are from one Eucalyptus grandis isolate ANBG69807.140 chromosome 11, ASM1654582v1, whole genome shotgun sequence window:
- the LOC104427415 gene encoding BRASSINOSTEROID INSENSITIVE 1-associated receptor kinase 1, giving the protein MVFNLRTFSFSSADEDDPTPPRNFSLKELRDATNRFSHGNIVGGGEFGVVYRGRLADGSLVVVKRAVTIDQERKEFFEREMQVASSVSLHPNVLNLRGFCRAKKELLLVYPLMIHNSLASNLGELRDRSTGPLDWTTRKRIALGAARGLAHLHNQGFSAAVIMHERYVQEGTIKNRVEDSVAYDSGSQAYNCYDYVYDDNFIHGVRGFIAPEYSYTGKCTLKNDVFAFGRTLLELVSGQGTWDLFLLRFGKHIILEERTDGGIIKNELKTLIDPELQGKYPEEEAEGLVQLALLCTHDDPSVRPEMSQVIRMLETQLLGQDPSSRSSRSLSEHDSTPFYSFPPSPSSEAAP; this is encoded by the exons ATGGTGTTCAATCTCCGAACCTTCAGTTTCTCCAGTGCCGATGAAGATGATCCAACACCTCCTAGAAACTTCTCTCTAAAGGAGCTGCGAGACGCGACGAACCGCTTTAGCCATGGCAACATCGTGGGTGGAGGTGAGTTCGGCGTGGTTTATCGGGGACGGTTAGCCGATGGTTCTCTAGTTGTCGTAAAAAGAGCAGTCACTATCGATCAAGAAAGGAAAGAGTTCTTTGAAAGGGAAATGCAAGTGGCGAGCTCGGTTTCATTACACCCAAACGTGCTTAACCTGAGGGGCTTTTGCAGGGCTAAGAAAGAGCTTTTACTGGTCTATCCCTTAATGATCCACAACAGCCTCGCTTCTAATCTTGGGGAGCTACGGGACCGGTCGACCGGACCTCTCGATTGGACAACTCGCAAGCGTATAGCCTTGGGAGCAGCCAGAGGTCTAGCGCACCTGCACAATCAAG GTTTCTCCGCTGCTGTGATCATGCACGAGAGATATGTACAGGAGGGGACTATAAAGAACCGGGTAGAAGATTCAGTTGCATACGACTCTGGTTCTCAAGCCTATAATTGCTATGACTATGTTTACGATGACAATTTCATCCATGGCGTGAGGGGGTTCATTGCCCCCGAGTACAGTTACACAGGAAAGTGCACACTGAAGAATGACGTTTTTGCCTTCGGGAGAACGCTTCTCGAGCTCGTCTCCGGACAGGGGACTTGGGACCTTTTTCTGCTGCGGTTTGGCAAACATATCATTTTGGAAGAACGAACGGACGGAGGTATTATTAAGAACGAGCTGAAAACGTTGATCGATCCTGAATTGCAGGGGAAATACCCGGAAGAGGAAGCGGAGGGACTAGTTCAGTTGGCATTGTTGTGCACGCACGACGATCCATCGGTTCGACCCGAGATGTCTCAAGTAATTAGAATGCTTGAAACCCAATTGCTTGGGCAGGATCCTAGCAGTAGGAGCAGTCGGAGCCTAAGCGAACATGATTCGACACCTTTCTACTCGttccctccttctccttcatccGAAGCTGCTCCATGA
- the LOC104425342 gene encoding probable calcium-binding protein CML35 produces the protein MKLIVKINRLSPKRLFGSKKDRSDRSDRSSSSSSSSACSSAASSVHKRGEATTPTSVLPPQLSGEWSDVASSSEMNGELVRAFTYIDGDNDGVVSREDLEALLSRLGAEPLSADEKALMLREVGCADDGEVAGVKIEDLVSRVGSAGGDEEADAGCDVEMRRTFEFFDRNGDGRITAEELLGAFEAMGDGRCTLGECRHMIAKVDSNGDGFVCFEDFSRMMQLQI, from the coding sequence ATGAAGCTCATCGTCAAGATCAACCGGCTCAGCCCCAAACGCCTCTTCGGGTCCAAGaaggaccggtcggaccggtcggaccggtcgtcgtcgtcgtcgtcgtcgtcggcctGCTCCTCGGCTGCGTCGTCGGTGCACAAGCGCGGAGAGGCGACGACGCCCACCAGCGTGCTCCCCCCGCAGCTCTCGGGGGAGTGGTCCGACGTGGCGTCGTCGTCCGAGATGAACGGCGAGCTCGTCCGGGCCTTCACGTACATCGACGGCGACAACGACGGGGTCGTCTCGCGGGAGGACCTCGAGGCCCTGTTGAGCCGGCTCGGGGCCGAGCCGCTGAGCGCCGACGAGAAGGCGCTGATGCTGCGGGAGGTCGGGTGCGCCGACGACGGTGAGGTCGCCGGGGTGAAGATCGAGGACCTGGTGAGCCGGGTCGGCTCGGCGGGAGGGGACGAGGAGGCGGACGCGGGCTGCGACGTCGAGATGCGACGGACGTTCGAGTTCTTCGACAGGAACGGCGACGGGCGGATCACGGCGGAGGAGCTGCTGGGGGCGTTCGAGGCGATGGGGGACGGGCGGTGCACGCTGGGGGAGTGCCGGCACATGATAGCGAAGGTGGATAGCAACGGGGACGGGTTCGTGTGCTTCGAGGACTTCAGCCGTATGATGCAGCTGCAGATCTAA